Proteins encoded together in one Prunus dulcis chromosome 3, ALMONDv2, whole genome shotgun sequence window:
- the LOC117623571 gene encoding phosphoglucan phosphatase LSF1, chloroplastic isoform X4: MHIFGFFRKMLTEKAGSFSLVLERPLSPFPIQQLLLLNDLDNLFNRGRVPFATWNKTVLASSLQSATENSGNSGFVTFSSKFLKSQGWNLLNGQNGRVQSQMQKNTLAQPMSKLVCIFSEEESEHGEWAHGNFPLEEYIKALDRSKGELYYNHSIGMRYSKITEQIYVGSCIQTEDDVETLSNVAGVTAILNFQSGTETENWGINSISINESCQKFNILMINYPIREGDSFDLRKKLPFCVGLLLRLLKKNHRVFVTCTTGFNRSPACVIAYLHWMTDTSLHAAYNFVTGLHLCRPDRPAIAWATWDLIAMVENGMHEGPPTHAVTFVWNGQEGEDVTLVGDFTANWKEPIRANHKGGSRWEAEVRLSQGKYYYKFIVNGQWRHSTSSPSERDQSGNVNNIIIIGDTASVRPSVQQQIKDVNVVKVIERPLTENERFMLAKAARCVSFSICPIRLAPK; the protein is encoded by the exons ATGCACA tcTTTGGTTTCTTCAGGAAGATGCTCACGGAGAAAGCAGGATCTTTTAGCCTGGTTCTTGAGAGACCACTCTCACCTTTTCCAATTCAGCAGCTGCTTCTTTTGAATGATCTTGATAATCTTTTCAATAGAGGTCGAGTTCCTTTCGCCACTTGGAACAAGACTGTGTTGGCTTCAAGTTTGCAATCAGCTACCGAAAACAGTGGGAATTCTGGTTTTGTTACTTTCTCCTCAAAGTTTCTAAAGTCACAAGGATGGAATTTGTTGAATGGCCAAAATGGTCGTGTTCAATCACAAATGCAGAAGAATACTCTTGCCCAACCCATGAGcaaacttgtttgtatattttctgAGGAGGAGTCGGAACATGGAGAATGGGCTCATGGAAATTTCCCACTTGAGGAATATATTAAGGCACTGGATCGCTCTAAAGGCGAGCTATACTATAACCACTCTATTGGCATGCGCTACAGTAAG ATTACAGAGCAAATATATGTTGGATCATGTATACAAACAGAAGATGATGTGGAGACATTGTCCAATGTCGCG GGAGTCACTGCTATACTGAATTTCCAAAGTGGAACTGAGACAGAAAATTGGGGAATAAATTCCATCTCAATAAATGAGTCGTGCCAAAAATTCAACATTCTGATGATCAACTATCCAATaag GGAGGGAGATTCTTTTGATTTAAGGAAGAAACTACCATTTTGTGTGGGCTTATTATTACGCTTATTGAAAAAGAATCATCGTGTTTTTGTGACTTGTACGACTGGTTTTAATCGGTCTCCTGCTTGCGTAATAGCATACCTGCACTGGATGACTGATACTTCCCTTCACGCAGCTTATAATTTTGTAACTGGGTTGCATTTATGCAGGCCTGACAG ACCGGCAATTGCTTGGGCAACATGGGATCTTATAGCCATGGTGGAAAATGGCATGCATGAAGGACCTCCAACACATGCTGTGACATTTGTATGGAATGGGCAAGAG GGGGAGGATGTAACCTTGGTTGGAGATTTCACTGCAAATTGGAAAGAACCAATTCGGGCAAATCACAAAGGTGGATCACGATGGGAAGCAGAAGTTAGACTTTCACAAGGAAA GTATTACTACAAGTTCATTGTTAATGGGCAATGGCGGCATTCGACATCCTCCCCTTCTGAAAGGGATCAAAGTGGAAATGTCAACAATATAATCATCATCGGCGATACTGCCAGTGTGAGACCTAGTGTTCAACAACAGATAAAG GATGTGAATGTTGTGAAGGTGATTGAGAGGCCACTAACAGAAAATGAGCGGTTCATGCTGGCAAAAGCTGCTCGTTGTGTTTCATTCTCTATATGCCCAATTAGACTAGCTCCAAAGTAG
- the LOC117623571 gene encoding phosphoglucan phosphatase LSF1, chloroplastic isoform X1, which produces MVTLQLQSSRALDPSSPPLLHGCSSSFWGGRVSFINGRSTMSRPEKLRSNGGTVRILAMSNSSPSFKMNLNEYMVTLDKPLGIRFALSVDGKIFVHSLKKGGNAEKSRIVMVGDTLKKAGDSSGGRLLEAKDFVFGFFRKMLTEKAGSFSLVLERPLSPFPIQQLLLLNDLDNLFNRGRVPFATWNKTVLASSLQSATENSGNSGFVTFSSKFLKSQGWNLLNGQNGRVQSQMQKNTLAQPMSKLVCIFSEEESEHGEWAHGNFPLEEYIKALDRSKGELYYNHSIGMRYSKITEQIYVGSCIQTEDDVETLSNVAGVTAILNFQSGTETENWGINSISINESCQKFNILMINYPIREGDSFDLRKKLPFCVGLLLRLLKKNHRVFVTCTTGFNRSPACVIAYLHWMTDTSLHAAYNFVTGLHLCRPDRPAIAWATWDLIAMVENGMHEGPPTHAVTFVWNGQEGEDVTLVGDFTANWKEPIRANHKGGSRWEAEVRLSQGKYYYKFIVNGQWRHSTSSPSERDQSGNVNNIIIIGDTASVRPSVQQQIKDVNVVKVIERPLTENERFMLAKAARCVSFSICPIRLAPK; this is translated from the exons ATGGTCACTCTGCAACTGCAGAGTAGCAGAGCTCTCGATCCTTCATCTCCGCCGTTACTCCACGGCTGCTCCTCCTCCTTTTGGGGCGGACGCGTGTCTTTCATCAATGGCCGCTCAACGATGAGTCGTCCAGAGAAGCTTCGCTCCAATGGTGGAACCGTTAGGATTCTCGCGATGTCCAACAGTTCGCCATCATTCAAGATGAACTTGAACGAGTACATGGTCACTCTCGACAAACCGCTCGGAATTCGATTCGCGCTCTCCGTCGACGGCAAAATCTTTGTCCACTCCCTCAAGAAAGGG GGCAATGCGGAGAAGTCGAGGATAGTAATGGTGGGTGACACACTGAAAAAGGCTGGTGATTCGTCTGGAGGGAGGCTTCTTGAGGCCAAGGACTTTG tcTTTGGTTTCTTCAGGAAGATGCTCACGGAGAAAGCAGGATCTTTTAGCCTGGTTCTTGAGAGACCACTCTCACCTTTTCCAATTCAGCAGCTGCTTCTTTTGAATGATCTTGATAATCTTTTCAATAGAGGTCGAGTTCCTTTCGCCACTTGGAACAAGACTGTGTTGGCTTCAAGTTTGCAATCAGCTACCGAAAACAGTGGGAATTCTGGTTTTGTTACTTTCTCCTCAAAGTTTCTAAAGTCACAAGGATGGAATTTGTTGAATGGCCAAAATGGTCGTGTTCAATCACAAATGCAGAAGAATACTCTTGCCCAACCCATGAGcaaacttgtttgtatattttctgAGGAGGAGTCGGAACATGGAGAATGGGCTCATGGAAATTTCCCACTTGAGGAATATATTAAGGCACTGGATCGCTCTAAAGGCGAGCTATACTATAACCACTCTATTGGCATGCGCTACAGTAAG ATTACAGAGCAAATATATGTTGGATCATGTATACAAACAGAAGATGATGTGGAGACATTGTCCAATGTCGCG GGAGTCACTGCTATACTGAATTTCCAAAGTGGAACTGAGACAGAAAATTGGGGAATAAATTCCATCTCAATAAATGAGTCGTGCCAAAAATTCAACATTCTGATGATCAACTATCCAATaag GGAGGGAGATTCTTTTGATTTAAGGAAGAAACTACCATTTTGTGTGGGCTTATTATTACGCTTATTGAAAAAGAATCATCGTGTTTTTGTGACTTGTACGACTGGTTTTAATCGGTCTCCTGCTTGCGTAATAGCATACCTGCACTGGATGACTGATACTTCCCTTCACGCAGCTTATAATTTTGTAACTGGGTTGCATTTATGCAGGCCTGACAG ACCGGCAATTGCTTGGGCAACATGGGATCTTATAGCCATGGTGGAAAATGGCATGCATGAAGGACCTCCAACACATGCTGTGACATTTGTATGGAATGGGCAAGAG GGGGAGGATGTAACCTTGGTTGGAGATTTCACTGCAAATTGGAAAGAACCAATTCGGGCAAATCACAAAGGTGGATCACGATGGGAAGCAGAAGTTAGACTTTCACAAGGAAA GTATTACTACAAGTTCATTGTTAATGGGCAATGGCGGCATTCGACATCCTCCCCTTCTGAAAGGGATCAAAGTGGAAATGTCAACAATATAATCATCATCGGCGATACTGCCAGTGTGAGACCTAGTGTTCAACAACAGATAAAG GATGTGAATGTTGTGAAGGTGATTGAGAGGCCACTAACAGAAAATGAGCGGTTCATGCTGGCAAAAGCTGCTCGTTGTGTTTCATTCTCTATATGCCCAATTAGACTAGCTCCAAAGTAG
- the LOC117621605 gene encoding uncharacterized protein LOC117621605, which yields MQDYDFEQGLVCPSFNSYSSDKLADVAAKVCQEFDNLNLLDKSNYSAEQKEHDDHRNDDVDDDFEFVSFQSSGSQVFFDDNQIGPVFPVFNRDLLLDRSQRDLAAAPNNKEVVEEEEDEDDAAALPSSSSSDVDELDSVPQGTYCVWMPKSVVAQDARGKCKIKSKSTGTSSSRRWSIKDLLRRSNSESGSKDSFVFLTPLSSSSKKAAEEEPKEIKKSSGSGSGPGSGGGPNKPKGSKAVSMAHEAFYVRNKTVAKDGYNKRRSYLPYRQDLVGFFASVNAMSRTFPAL from the coding sequence atgcaagACTACGATTTCGAACAGGGACTGGTCTGTCCCAGCTTCAACAGCTACTCCTCCGACAAACTTGCAGACGTCGCAGCCAAAGTCTGCCAAGAGTTCGACAACCTCAATTTGCTCGACAAATCCAATTACTCCGCTGAACAGAAAGAACACGATGATCATAGAAACGACGACGTCGACGACGACTTCGAGTTCGTCTCGTTTCAAAGTTCCGGAAGCCAGGTATTCTTTGACGACAACCAGATCGGTCCCGTTTTCCCCGTATTCAACCGCGACCTTCTGCTTGACAGAAGTCAACGAGATCTCGCGGCCGCCCCTAATAATAAGGAGGTTgtcgaggaggaggaggatgaagACGATGCTGCTGCTCTGCCGTCATCGTCGTCCTCCGACGTGGACGAACTGGACTCGGTCCCACAGGGGACGTACTGCGTTTGGATGCCGAAATCAGTGGTGGCACAAGACGCTCGCGGGAAGTGCAAGATTAAGAGCAAGTCGACCGGAACGTCGTCGTCCAGGCGGTGGAGCATAAAGGATTTGCTGCGGCGGAGCAACAGCGAAAGCGGTAGCAAGGactcgtttgtgttcttgaccCCTTTGTCATCGAGCTCCAAAAAGGCAGCAGAAGAAGAACCCAAGGAAATTAAGAAGAGCTCCGGGTCCGGGTCCGGGCCTGGATCGGGAGGCGGGCCGAACAAGCCCAAAGGGTCGAAGGCTGTGTCGATGGCGCACGAGGCGTTCTACGTGAGGAACAAGACGGTGGCCAAGGACGGGTATAACAAGAGACGGTCTTATCTTCCGTACAGGCAAGACCTCGTTGGGTTCTTTGCTAGCGTCAACGCCATGAGTAGGACCTTCCCTGCTCTCTGA
- the LOC117623571 gene encoding phosphoglucan phosphatase LSF1, chloroplastic isoform X3, which translates to MVTLQLQSSRALDPSSPPLLHGCSSSFWGGRVSFINGRSTMSRPEKLRSNGGTVRILAMSNSSPSFKMNLNEYMVTLDKPLGIRFALSVDGKIFVHSLKKGGNAEKSRIVMVGDTLKKAGDSSGGRLLEAKDFVFGFFRKMLTEKAGSFSLVLERPLSPFPIQQLLLLNDLDNLFNRGRVPFATWNKTVLASSLQSATENSGNSGFVTFSSKFLKSQGWNLLNGQNGRVQSQMQKNTLAQPMSKLVCIFSEEESEHGEWAHGNFPLEEYIKALDRSKGELYYNHSIGMRYSKITEQIYVGSCIQTEDDVETLSNVAGVTAILNFQSGTETENWGINSISINESCQKFNILMINYPIRPAIAWATWDLIAMVENGMHEGPPTHAVTFVWNGQEGEDVTLVGDFTANWKEPIRANHKGGSRWEAEVRLSQGKYYYKFIVNGQWRHSTSSPSERDQSGNVNNIIIIGDTASVRPSVQQQIKDVNVVKVIERPLTENERFMLAKAARCVSFSICPIRLAPK; encoded by the exons ATGGTCACTCTGCAACTGCAGAGTAGCAGAGCTCTCGATCCTTCATCTCCGCCGTTACTCCACGGCTGCTCCTCCTCCTTTTGGGGCGGACGCGTGTCTTTCATCAATGGCCGCTCAACGATGAGTCGTCCAGAGAAGCTTCGCTCCAATGGTGGAACCGTTAGGATTCTCGCGATGTCCAACAGTTCGCCATCATTCAAGATGAACTTGAACGAGTACATGGTCACTCTCGACAAACCGCTCGGAATTCGATTCGCGCTCTCCGTCGACGGCAAAATCTTTGTCCACTCCCTCAAGAAAGGG GGCAATGCGGAGAAGTCGAGGATAGTAATGGTGGGTGACACACTGAAAAAGGCTGGTGATTCGTCTGGAGGGAGGCTTCTTGAGGCCAAGGACTTTG tcTTTGGTTTCTTCAGGAAGATGCTCACGGAGAAAGCAGGATCTTTTAGCCTGGTTCTTGAGAGACCACTCTCACCTTTTCCAATTCAGCAGCTGCTTCTTTTGAATGATCTTGATAATCTTTTCAATAGAGGTCGAGTTCCTTTCGCCACTTGGAACAAGACTGTGTTGGCTTCAAGTTTGCAATCAGCTACCGAAAACAGTGGGAATTCTGGTTTTGTTACTTTCTCCTCAAAGTTTCTAAAGTCACAAGGATGGAATTTGTTGAATGGCCAAAATGGTCGTGTTCAATCACAAATGCAGAAGAATACTCTTGCCCAACCCATGAGcaaacttgtttgtatattttctgAGGAGGAGTCGGAACATGGAGAATGGGCTCATGGAAATTTCCCACTTGAGGAATATATTAAGGCACTGGATCGCTCTAAAGGCGAGCTATACTATAACCACTCTATTGGCATGCGCTACAGTAAG ATTACAGAGCAAATATATGTTGGATCATGTATACAAACAGAAGATGATGTGGAGACATTGTCCAATGTCGCG GGAGTCACTGCTATACTGAATTTCCAAAGTGGAACTGAGACAGAAAATTGGGGAATAAATTCCATCTCAATAAATGAGTCGTGCCAAAAATTCAACATTCTGATGATCAACTATCCAATaag ACCGGCAATTGCTTGGGCAACATGGGATCTTATAGCCATGGTGGAAAATGGCATGCATGAAGGACCTCCAACACATGCTGTGACATTTGTATGGAATGGGCAAGAG GGGGAGGATGTAACCTTGGTTGGAGATTTCACTGCAAATTGGAAAGAACCAATTCGGGCAAATCACAAAGGTGGATCACGATGGGAAGCAGAAGTTAGACTTTCACAAGGAAA GTATTACTACAAGTTCATTGTTAATGGGCAATGGCGGCATTCGACATCCTCCCCTTCTGAAAGGGATCAAAGTGGAAATGTCAACAATATAATCATCATCGGCGATACTGCCAGTGTGAGACCTAGTGTTCAACAACAGATAAAG GATGTGAATGTTGTGAAGGTGATTGAGAGGCCACTAACAGAAAATGAGCGGTTCATGCTGGCAAAAGCTGCTCGTTGTGTTTCATTCTCTATATGCCCAATTAGACTAGCTCCAAAGTAG
- the LOC117623571 gene encoding phosphoglucan phosphatase LSF1, chloroplastic isoform X2: MVTLQLQSSRALDPSSPPLLHGCSSSFWGGRVSFINGRSTMSRPEKLRSNGGTVRILAMSNSSPSFKMNLNEYMVTLDKPLGIRFALSVDGKIFVHSLKKGGNAEKSRIVMVGDTLKKAGDSSGGRLLEAKDFGDAQKMLTEKAGSFSLVLERPLSPFPIQQLLLLNDLDNLFNRGRVPFATWNKTVLASSLQSATENSGNSGFVTFSSKFLKSQGWNLLNGQNGRVQSQMQKNTLAQPMSKLVCIFSEEESEHGEWAHGNFPLEEYIKALDRSKGELYYNHSIGMRYSKITEQIYVGSCIQTEDDVETLSNVAGVTAILNFQSGTETENWGINSISINESCQKFNILMINYPIREGDSFDLRKKLPFCVGLLLRLLKKNHRVFVTCTTGFNRSPACVIAYLHWMTDTSLHAAYNFVTGLHLCRPDRPAIAWATWDLIAMVENGMHEGPPTHAVTFVWNGQEGEDVTLVGDFTANWKEPIRANHKGGSRWEAEVRLSQGKYYYKFIVNGQWRHSTSSPSERDQSGNVNNIIIIGDTASVRPSVQQQIKDVNVVKVIERPLTENERFMLAKAARCVSFSICPIRLAPK; this comes from the exons ATGGTCACTCTGCAACTGCAGAGTAGCAGAGCTCTCGATCCTTCATCTCCGCCGTTACTCCACGGCTGCTCCTCCTCCTTTTGGGGCGGACGCGTGTCTTTCATCAATGGCCGCTCAACGATGAGTCGTCCAGAGAAGCTTCGCTCCAATGGTGGAACCGTTAGGATTCTCGCGATGTCCAACAGTTCGCCATCATTCAAGATGAACTTGAACGAGTACATGGTCACTCTCGACAAACCGCTCGGAATTCGATTCGCGCTCTCCGTCGACGGCAAAATCTTTGTCCACTCCCTCAAGAAAGGG GGCAATGCGGAGAAGTCGAGGATAGTAATGGTGGGTGACACACTGAAAAAGGCTGGTGATTCGTCTGGAGGGAGGCTTCTTGAGGCCAAGGACTTTGGTGATGCACA GAAGATGCTCACGGAGAAAGCAGGATCTTTTAGCCTGGTTCTTGAGAGACCACTCTCACCTTTTCCAATTCAGCAGCTGCTTCTTTTGAATGATCTTGATAATCTTTTCAATAGAGGTCGAGTTCCTTTCGCCACTTGGAACAAGACTGTGTTGGCTTCAAGTTTGCAATCAGCTACCGAAAACAGTGGGAATTCTGGTTTTGTTACTTTCTCCTCAAAGTTTCTAAAGTCACAAGGATGGAATTTGTTGAATGGCCAAAATGGTCGTGTTCAATCACAAATGCAGAAGAATACTCTTGCCCAACCCATGAGcaaacttgtttgtatattttctgAGGAGGAGTCGGAACATGGAGAATGGGCTCATGGAAATTTCCCACTTGAGGAATATATTAAGGCACTGGATCGCTCTAAAGGCGAGCTATACTATAACCACTCTATTGGCATGCGCTACAGTAAG ATTACAGAGCAAATATATGTTGGATCATGTATACAAACAGAAGATGATGTGGAGACATTGTCCAATGTCGCG GGAGTCACTGCTATACTGAATTTCCAAAGTGGAACTGAGACAGAAAATTGGGGAATAAATTCCATCTCAATAAATGAGTCGTGCCAAAAATTCAACATTCTGATGATCAACTATCCAATaag GGAGGGAGATTCTTTTGATTTAAGGAAGAAACTACCATTTTGTGTGGGCTTATTATTACGCTTATTGAAAAAGAATCATCGTGTTTTTGTGACTTGTACGACTGGTTTTAATCGGTCTCCTGCTTGCGTAATAGCATACCTGCACTGGATGACTGATACTTCCCTTCACGCAGCTTATAATTTTGTAACTGGGTTGCATTTATGCAGGCCTGACAG ACCGGCAATTGCTTGGGCAACATGGGATCTTATAGCCATGGTGGAAAATGGCATGCATGAAGGACCTCCAACACATGCTGTGACATTTGTATGGAATGGGCAAGAG GGGGAGGATGTAACCTTGGTTGGAGATTTCACTGCAAATTGGAAAGAACCAATTCGGGCAAATCACAAAGGTGGATCACGATGGGAAGCAGAAGTTAGACTTTCACAAGGAAA GTATTACTACAAGTTCATTGTTAATGGGCAATGGCGGCATTCGACATCCTCCCCTTCTGAAAGGGATCAAAGTGGAAATGTCAACAATATAATCATCATCGGCGATACTGCCAGTGTGAGACCTAGTGTTCAACAACAGATAAAG GATGTGAATGTTGTGAAGGTGATTGAGAGGCCACTAACAGAAAATGAGCGGTTCATGCTGGCAAAAGCTGCTCGTTGTGTTTCATTCTCTATATGCCCAATTAGACTAGCTCCAAAGTAG